TACATCACTATTAAGAGCTTCTAAAACTGCATTCTTAAAATAAGTACTAAATAACTCCATCTTTCCGATCTCATCAATTACAATAAGTTCACAATCTTTCATTGAGTTATTTATAGATTTAACTCCAATTTTTTCTAAATCCTCTATATTTACTCCATATTTACTCACTTTATAAGGACTCTTTACATCTATATGTGCCAAAACCCCCTTTTTTCCATCCAAAGTCTCTAATTCAAAACCAATCCTTTTTCCTGATCTTTTAATTTCCCTTGTTATAAAACCACCCATTTTACCAGGAAATTCTTGAACAACTTTTAGAATGACAGTTGTTTTACCAATACCAGGTCTTCCAGTTATTAATATATTATTCCATCTTAAATTCTTAATCTTACCCATTCTCTGAAAAATACATCTGAAAAATAATAGATGTTATCTACCTTATCTAATATTTCTTTCTTTATTAAAAGTCTAATTGAGGTTTGTACTGTTGATAAGGCACCCAAATCATTCATTTTTATAAATTCCTGTGAATAGATTCGTTTCCCTCCATGCATGGCTATAGCTTTGAGAATTTGACGCTGAGTGAGTGGTAAACTATCCCAGATTGTAAGATAAAAAGGAGTTTCTTCAATTATAATCCTTTCAAGAGTAGGCTGAACATTTTCAGTATTTATCTTTTTTGTATCGAAATATAGATCCCATAATTTATGACAGAGAAATTGCGCATTATAAGGATAATTGTCAACTATATCGAGAACCTTATCAATTACTCCTGGTTTAAGAATAAATCCAGTTTTTAAGAATTTTTGCTCTAAGAATTCTTTAAATTCACCTCTTGGTATTTTTCCTAAATTTAATATTCTTCCCATTTTATAAAAAGCTCTACTTTTATTAGAGACCATATCATATAAAATATGTTTTTTAGAACCAGCAAA
This genomic stretch from Actinomycetota bacterium harbors:
- a CDS encoding NTPase; amino-acid sequence: MGKIKNLRWNNILITGRPGIGKTTVILKVVQEFPGKMGGFITREIKRSGKRIGFELETLDGKKGVLAHIDVKSPYKVSKYGVNIEDLEKIGVKSINNSMKDCELIVIDEIGKMELFSTYFKNAVLEALNSDVKVLATITRSNLPFVNEIKERKDVKILEVTIKNREYLHKEILHSSSF